The DNA segment AGTTTCTCGACCGTTTTATTCATGTGAATGGCGGCACCTTCTGGATCGCGACGTGGGAAACCTTCGCTGATGTCTTGCTCAATACGGAAATCGTAACGGAAGCCAACGCGGAAACAGGAAACCGGCAAAACCGCGCATTTGCTGGCATCGACCAACACACTGGTACCCGTTGTAGTACACGCATCGGGTACGGCGAAGAAAGGCACAAACACCGCATTTTTCGGGCCGTAATCGTGATCTGGCAAGTAGAATAACTTCTTCCCTTTGCGTAGCACTTTAAGCATGCCTTTCACGTCTTTTCTATCCACCATGATGTTACCACTGCGAGTGCGGCCCCAATGTTGAATAAAGTTATAAGCAGGGTTGTTGTGCGGACGATACACGCCATAACCCGGTGAGAACAGAGCACAACAGCGAGCCGTTAATTCAAGGTTTAATGCATGTACACCACAAATAAGAGTGCCACGTCCTTCTTTTTCAAATTTGGTTAAACGATCAACATGGTAAAAGCCAACTCGCTTTCTTAAGCGCCAGTCTGGCCAAAACCAGGCGATCGCACTTTCAAACAGAGCAAATCCGGTATTTTTAAAGTTTTCACGCACAATGTAATCACGGCGAGTTTTACTGATGTCCGGAAAGCACAGTTCTAAATTGCGTTGCGCCACTTTAACGCGCTTTTTCACCACAAACATGGATAAAAAGCCAAGGCTGCGACCCATCCAGTATTGAACTTGATAAGGCAAAATATTGACTAATAAAGCAATAAAACCAAAACCAAGCCAAACTCCCCAGTATTTCGGATGCAGTAAACCAATTGAGAATTTGGGTGGAACAAAACTGACGAGAGATTCTTCTTGTTGGGATGATTTCTTATCGGTCATTTATTTATCTCTACATTTTATACGTAATGATGATTAAAAGATTACGAATCTCGGACACTGCGTTTCTCGTAACTCGTTGCTCGAAATGATTTCTATACTTGCAGCGGGTGTTGTATTCCTATAAACGAGTAGCGAAGCGCCCGCATAACGAGTTTCGTTATTAATCCATCTGCGCTTTCAACAACGCCCAATATTGATCAAAATTCGCCGTGGGATGATATTTAAAATCTGAGCGTACGAATCGATTTAAGCTGCCTTCGACTTGGCCGAGTAATTGCGCCGCTAATACAGATTCATCAACGGGGAAACTTTTACCTTCACGAATTTGACGCTCACGTAAAATCTGGCGTAGTTGGGTTTC comes from the Vibrio gangliei genome and includes:
- the lpxL gene encoding LpxL/LpxP family Kdo(2)-lipid IV(A) lauroyl/palmitoleoyl acyltransferase codes for the protein MTDKKSSQQEESLVSFVPPKFSIGLLHPKYWGVWLGFGFIALLVNILPYQVQYWMGRSLGFLSMFVVKKRVKVAQRNLELCFPDISKTRRDYIVRENFKNTGFALFESAIAWFWPDWRLRKRVGFYHVDRLTKFEKEGRGTLICGVHALNLELTARCCALFSPGYGVYRPHNNPAYNFIQHWGRTRSGNIMVDRKDVKGMLKVLRKGKKLFYLPDHDYGPKNAVFVPFFAVPDACTTTGTSVLVDASKCAVLPVSCFRVGFRYDFRIEQDISEGFPRRDPEGAAIHMNKTVEKLILRGGDQWMWLHKRFKTMPDGQNKGIRYRD